In Fundulus heteroclitus isolate FHET01 chromosome 16, MU-UCD_Fhet_4.1, whole genome shotgun sequence, a single genomic region encodes these proteins:
- the nol12 gene encoding nucleolar protein 12 isoform X2, producing the protein MKNQKHNPAFKKAKFKPGSKKRENKCVVTFDDKDRQDYLTGFHKRKIERRKAAVEEIKKKIKDEQKRVREERHKEYVKMLKEREEALADAEDELGDAVISTTECVQYDHPNHTVTVTTISDLDLSGAHLLGPATHEADGEMEDKDKVEEEKTHTMPKKPRDMIMNKKIRSLTTALSTCTSKRRRKGKQDGRDRRGRRTDKKPGFTEGGHRAGKTTKKQRRRQTGKKMHHLD; encoded by the exons atgaaaaaccaaaaacataacCCTGCGTTCAAAAAGGCTAAATTCAAGCCTGGCTcgaagaaaagagaaaacaaatgcgTCGTGACGTTTGACGACAAAGACAGACA AGATTATCTGACTGGTTTCCATAAACGGAAGATAGAAAGGAGGAAAGCAGCGGtggaagaaattaaaaagaaaataaaggacGAGCAGAAAAGAGTCAGAGAAGAA cgtCACAAAGAATATGTGAAGATGTTGAAGGAGAGGGAAGAAGCTCTTG CGGATGCTGAAGACGAGCTTGGCGATGCAGTAATCAGCACCACAGAGTGTGTTCAGTACGACCACCCAAACCACACCGTTACCGTGACAACCATCAGCGATCTGGACCTCTCAGGGGCTCACCTGCTCGGACCCGCAACGCACGAA GCTGATGGCGAGATGGAGGACAAAGATAAAGTGGAGGAAGAGAAAACACACACCATGCCAAAAAAACCGAGGGATATGATCATGAACAAAAA GATCCGCTCCCTTACGACGGCGCTCAGCACGTGCACCAGCAAGCGGAGGAGGAAGGGGAAGCAGGATGGCCGAGACAGACGAGGACGTCGGACAGACAAGAAACCTGGTTTCACAGAGGGTGGACACAGAGCCGGGAAGACCACCAAGAAACAGAGGCGTAGGCAGACGGGGAAGAAGATGCATCACCTCGACTAG
- the nol12 gene encoding nucleolar protein 12 isoform X1, whose protein sequence is MKNQKHNPAFKKAKFKPGSKKRENKCVVTFDDKDRQDYLTGFHKRKIERRKAAVEEIKKKIKDEQKRVREERHKEYVKMLKEREEALAADAEDELGDAVISTTECVQYDHPNHTVTVTTISDLDLSGAHLLGPATHEADGEMEDKDKVEEEKTHTMPKKPRDMIMNKKIRSLTTALSTCTSKRRRKGKQDGRDRRGRRTDKKPGFTEGGHRAGKTTKKQRRRQTGKKMHHLD, encoded by the exons atgaaaaaccaaaaacataacCCTGCGTTCAAAAAGGCTAAATTCAAGCCTGGCTcgaagaaaagagaaaacaaatgcgTCGTGACGTTTGACGACAAAGACAGACA AGATTATCTGACTGGTTTCCATAAACGGAAGATAGAAAGGAGGAAAGCAGCGGtggaagaaattaaaaagaaaataaaggacGAGCAGAAAAGAGTCAGAGAAGAA cgtCACAAAGAATATGTGAAGATGTTGAAGGAGAGGGAAGAAGCTCTTG CAGCGGATGCTGAAGACGAGCTTGGCGATGCAGTAATCAGCACCACAGAGTGTGTTCAGTACGACCACCCAAACCACACCGTTACCGTGACAACCATCAGCGATCTGGACCTCTCAGGGGCTCACCTGCTCGGACCCGCAACGCACGAA GCTGATGGCGAGATGGAGGACAAAGATAAAGTGGAGGAAGAGAAAACACACACCATGCCAAAAAAACCGAGGGATATGATCATGAACAAAAA GATCCGCTCCCTTACGACGGCGCTCAGCACGTGCACCAGCAAGCGGAGGAGGAAGGGGAAGCAGGATGGCCGAGACAGACGAGGACGTCGGACAGACAAGAAACCTGGTTTCACAGAGGGTGGACACAGAGCCGGGAAGACCACCAAGAAACAGAGGCGTAGGCAGACGGGGAAGAAGATGCATCACCTCGACTAG